The Pedobacter roseus genome contains a region encoding:
- a CDS encoding NADPH-dependent FMN reductase, which translates to MEKNRKIVGLCGSLRKGSFNEMLLKVAGGLIPEGIEFEIVAYDDIPVYNADHDLPETEERPVSVTKFREALAAADAFIIASPEYNYSIPGGLKNAIDWASRGKDSPLMHKPVALMGATQGMWGTVRMQTAFLPVFTFLNMNPVLQPEVLIAQAQNKFDEEGNLTDEKTISIIQKKIENLISACKV; encoded by the coding sequence ATGGAAAAGAACAGAAAAATTGTTGGTTTATGCGGAAGTTTGAGAAAAGGATCTTTTAATGAGATGTTACTTAAAGTGGCAGGCGGATTAATCCCCGAAGGTATCGAATTTGAAATTGTAGCCTATGATGACATCCCCGTTTATAATGCCGACCACGATTTACCTGAAACTGAAGAGCGACCTGTAAGCGTAACTAAATTTAGGGAGGCTTTAGCCGCTGCCGATGCTTTTATTATCGCCTCACCCGAATATAATTATTCTATCCCAGGTGGATTGAAAAATGCCATCGACTGGGCCAGCCGCGGAAAAGATTCGCCATTGATGCATAAACCGGTTGCCTTAATGGGTGCTACACAAGGAATGTGGGGAACGGTTAGGATGCAAACAGCATTTTTACCCGTTTTTACCTTTTTGAATATGAATCCAGTTTTACAACCGGAAGTATTAATTGCACAGGCACAAAATAAGTTTGATGAGGAGGGAAATTTAACAGACGAAAAAACCATTTCCATTATCCAAAAGAAAATAGAAAATCTGATTTCAGCTTGTAAAGTTTAA